In Streptomyces longhuiensis, the following proteins share a genomic window:
- a CDS encoding alpha/beta hydrolase, with the protein MTTTDEDCLAETLAFNEQFEAAAASRPSRGRTPDAAMLETLRRNRLGGDAPAVRLPQGQDHVVAGGVRVRTFVPDHVDGVYLHIHGGGWAFGSAGGQDERLWQLAEQARLAVVSVEYRLAPEHPFPAGPDDCEAAARWLVDHAAAEFGSGRLLIGGESAGAHLSVMTLLRLRDRHHITGAFRAAHLLFGPYDLSMTPSQRSFGPRPLLSNSETIRGSYELFTPGMETEQRRDPQISPLFADLAGLPPARIVVGTEDPLLDDSLFLAARWQAAGAAVELGVVAGAMHGFTLFPLTITERELRRQRDFLTTAGR; encoded by the coding sequence ATGACGACCACAGATGAGGACTGCCTCGCCGAGACCCTGGCCTTCAACGAGCAGTTCGAGGCCGCTGCCGCGAGCCGCCCGTCCCGCGGGCGAACGCCCGACGCTGCCATGCTGGAAACCCTGCGGCGCAATCGGCTCGGCGGCGACGCGCCTGCGGTGAGGCTGCCGCAGGGGCAGGACCATGTCGTTGCGGGCGGGGTGAGAGTTCGGACGTTCGTGCCCGACCACGTCGATGGCGTATACCTGCACATCCACGGAGGAGGCTGGGCGTTCGGCTCAGCGGGCGGCCAGGACGAGAGGCTGTGGCAGCTGGCCGAGCAGGCGCGGCTGGCCGTCGTGAGCGTGGAGTACCGCCTTGCCCCCGAACACCCCTTTCCCGCAGGGCCCGACGACTGCGAAGCCGCTGCACGGTGGCTGGTGGACCACGCCGCAGCCGAGTTCGGTAGCGGGCGATTGCTGATCGGCGGCGAATCGGCCGGCGCCCACCTGAGTGTCATGACACTGCTGCGCCTGCGCGACCGGCACCACATCACCGGCGCATTCCGGGCCGCCCACCTGCTCTTCGGCCCCTACGACCTGTCGATGACACCAAGCCAGCGGTCGTTTGGCCCCCGACCCCTGCTGAGCAACTCCGAAACAATTCGGGGCAGTTACGAGTTGTTCACACCGGGGATGGAAACGGAGCAACGCCGCGACCCACAGATCTCGCCCCTGTTCGCAGATCTGGCCGGTCTGCCACCCGCCCGGATCGTGGTCGGCACCGAGGATCCGCTGCTGGACGACTCACTGTTTCTTGCCGCGCGCTGGCAGGCGGCCGGGGCCGCCGTGGAACTCGGTGTCGTCGCCGGCGCGATGCACGGCTTCACCCTCTTCCCCCTGACCATCACCGAACGGGAACTGCGCCGCCAGCGGGACTTCCTGACCACAGCGGGACGGTAG